Proteins from a single region of Dama dama isolate Ldn47 chromosome 14, ASM3311817v1, whole genome shotgun sequence:
- the CDK11B gene encoding cyclin-dependent kinase 11B isoform X3: protein MGLLPSYGPVAHSAQVVFQINPPDGENSACVLTQMGDEKDSWKVKTLDEILQEKKRRKEQEEKAEIKRLKNSDDRDSKRDSLEEGELRDHRMEITIRNSPYRREDSMEDRGEEDDSLAIKPPQQMSRKEKAHHRKDEKRKEKRRHRSHSAEGGKHARVKEKEREHERRKRHREEQDKARREWERQKRRELAREHSRRESLGLCTSITSHIHNWVVFSLWLLHFILSRVSAHHRTVRDDYSDKVKASHWSRSPLRPPRERLELGDSRKPVKEEKVEERDLLSDLQDVSDSERKTSSAESSSAESGSGSEEEEEEEEEEEGSSSEESEEEEEEEEEEEEEETGSNSEDVSGQSAEEVSEEEMSEDEERENENHVLVVPESRFDHDSGESEEGEEEVGEGTPQSSALTEGDFVPDSPALSPIELKQELPKYLPALQGCRSVEEFQCLNRIEEGTYGVVYRAKDKKTDEIVALKRLKMEKEKEGFPITSLREINTILKAQHPNIVTVREIVVGSNMDKIYIVMNYVEHDLKSLMETMKQPFLPGEVKTLMIQLLRGVKHLHDNWILHRDLKTSNLLLSHAGILKVGDFGLAREYGSPLKAYTPVVVTLWYRAPELLLGAKEYSTAVDMWSVGCIFGELLTQKPLFPGKSEIDQINKVFKDLGTPSEKIWPGYNDLPAVKKMTFTEYPYNNLRKRFGALLSDQGFDLMNKFLTYFPGRRVNAEDGLKHEYFRETPLPIDPSMFPTWPAKSEQQRVKRGTSPRPPEGGLGYSQLGDDDLKETGFHLTTTNQGASAAGPGFSLKF, encoded by the exons TGTTTTAACTCAAATGGGTGATGAAAAGGACTCTTGGAAAGTGAAAACTTTAGATGAAATTCTTCAGGAAAAGAAACGACGGAAGGAACAAGAGGAGAAAGCAGAGATAAAACGCTTAAAAAAT TCTGATGACCGGGATTCCAAGCGGGATTCCCTTGAGGAGGGGGAGCTGAGGGACCACCGCATGGAGATAACAATAAGGAACTCGCCGTACAGAAGAGAGGACTCCATGGAAGACAG AGGAGAGGAAGATGATTCTTTGGCTATCAAACCACCCCAGCAGATGTCTCGGAAGGAAAAAGCACATCACAGGAAAGacgaaaagagaaaagagaaacgtAGGCATCGCAGTCACTCAGCAGAAGGGG GGAAGCATGCCAGAGTGAAAGAGAAGGAGCGGGAGCACGAGCGCCGGAAGCGGCACCGGGAGGAGCAGGACAAGGCTCGGAGGGAGTGGGAGCGGCAGAAGCGGAGGGAGCTGGCTCGGGAGCACTCGCGCAGGGAGAG CCTCGGACTGTGtacctccatcaccagtcacatccacaactgggtggtgttttcgctttggctccttcacttcattctttctagag TGTCTGCACATCACCGGACCGTGAGAGACGACTACAGCGACAAGGTGAAAGCCAGCCACTGGAGCCGGAGCCCTCTCCGGCCGCCTCGAGAAAGGCTTGAGCTGGGGGACAGCCGGAAGCCAG tgaaagaagaaaaagtggaaGAGAGAGACCTGCTGTCTGACCTGCAGGACGTCAGCGACAGCGAGAGGAAGACCAGCTCCGCAGAGTCCTCGTCAG CGGAGTCAGGGTCAGgttctgaggaggaggaggaggaggaggaggaggaagagggaagcaGCAGTGAAGagtcggaggaggaggaggaggaagaggaagaagaggaggaggaggagactggAAGCAACTCTGAGGATGTGTCCGGACAGTCAGCTG AAGAAGTGAGTGAAGAAGAAATGAGTGAAGATGAGGAGCGAGAGAATGAAAACCACGTCTTGGTTG TTCCAGAGTCACGGTTTGACCACGATTCTGGAGAGAGTGAAGAGGGGGAAGAGGAGGTGGGTGAGGGCACCCCTCAGAGCAGCGCCCTCACCGAAGGGGACTTTGTGCCTGACTCCCCAGCCCTGTCGCCCATCGAGCTCAAGCAGGAGCTGCCCAAGTACCTGCCTGCCCTGCAG GGTTGTCGGAGTGTCGAGGAGTTCCAGTGTCTGAACAGGATTGAGGAAGGCACCTACGGGGTGGTGTACAGAGCAAAGGACAAGAAGACAG ATGAAATTGTGGCTCTGAAGCgattgaagatggagaaggagaaggagggctTCCCAATCACGTCACTGAGGGAGATCAACACCATCCTCAAGGCACAGCACCCCAATATCGTCACTGTCAGG GAGATCGTCGTGGGCAGCAACATGGACAAGATCTACATCGTCATGAACTACGTGGAGCATGACCTCAAGAGCCTCATGGAGACCATGAAGCAGCCTTTCCTGCCAG GGGAGGTGAAGACGCTGATGATCCAGCTGCTGCGTGGAGTGAAGCACCTGCATGACAACTGGATCCTGCACCGAGACCTCAAGACGTCCAACCTGCTGCTGAGCCACGCAGGCATCCTCAAG GTGGGGGACTTCGGGCTGGCACGGGAGTATGGGTCCCCTCTGAAGGCCTACACCCCAGTGGTCGTGACGCTGTGGTACCGAGCCCCTGAGCTTTTGCTGGGTGCCAAG GAGTACTCCACAGCCGTGGACATGTGGTCGGTGGGCTGCATCTTTGGGGAGCTGCTGACTCAGAAGCCGCTATTCCCTGGGAAGTCAGAAATTGATCAGATCAACAAAGTGTTCAAG GACCTGGGGACCCCCAGTGAGAAAATCTGGCCTGGCTACAACGACCTCCCAGCTGTCAAGAAGATGACCTTCACTGAGTACCCCTATAACAACCTCCGCAAGCGCTTCGGGGCTCTGCTCTCAGACCAGGGCTTCGACCTCATGAACAA GTTTCTGACATATTTCCCTGGGCGGAGAGTCAACGCGGAAGACGGCCTCAAGCATGAGTATTTCCGCGAGACCCCTCTCCCCATCGACCCCTCCATGTTCCCCACGTGGCCGGCCAAGAGCGAACAGCAGAGGGTGAAGCGAGGCACCAGCCCGCGACCTCCAGAGGGAGGCCTGGGCTACAGCCAGCTG GGCGACGACGACCTGAAGGAGACGGGCTTCCACCTCACCACCACAAACCAGGGGGCCTCAGCTGCGGGCCCGGGCTTCAGCCTCAAGTTCTGA
- the CDK11B gene encoding cyclin-dependent kinase 11B isoform X4 — protein MGDEKDSWKVKTLDEILQEKKRRKEQEEKAEIKRLKNSDDRDSKRDSLEEGELRDHRMEITIRNSPYRREDSMEDRGEEDDSLAIKPPQQMSRKEKAHHRKDEKRKEKRRHRSHSAEGGKHARVKEKEREHERRKRHREEQDKARREWERQKRRELAREHSRRERDRLEQLERKRERERKMREQQKEQREQKERERRAEERRKEREARREVSAHHRTVRDDYSDKVKASHWSRSPLRPPRERLELGDSRKPVKEEKVEERDLLSDLQDVSDSERKTSSAESSSAESGSGSEEEEEEEEEEEGSSSEESEEEEEEEEEEEEEETGSNSEDVSGQSAEEVSEEEMSEDEERENENHVLVVPESRFDHDSGESEEGEEEVGEGTPQSSALTEGDFVPDSPALSPIELKQELPKYLPALQGCRSVEEFQCLNRIEEGTYGVVYRAKDKKTDEIVALKRLKMEKEKEGFPITSLREINTILKAQHPNIVTVREIVVGSNMDKIYIVMNYVEHDLKSLMETMKQPFLPGEVKTLMIQLLRGVKHLHDNWILHRDLKTSNLLLSHAGILKVGDFGLAREYGSPLKAYTPVVVTLWYRAPELLLGAKEYSTAVDMWSVGCIFGELLTQKPLFPGKSEIDQINKVFKDLGTPSEKIWPGYNDLPAVKKMTFTEYPYNNLRKRFGALLSDQGFDLMNKFLTYFPGRRVNAEDGLKHEYFRETPLPIDPSMFPTWPAKSEQQRVKRGTSPRPPEGGLGYSQLGDDDLKETGFHLTTTNQGASAAGPGFSLKF, from the exons ATGGGTGATGAAAAGGACTCTTGGAAAGTGAAAACTTTAGATGAAATTCTTCAGGAAAAGAAACGACGGAAGGAACAAGAGGAGAAAGCAGAGATAAAACGCTTAAAAAAT TCTGATGACCGGGATTCCAAGCGGGATTCCCTTGAGGAGGGGGAGCTGAGGGACCACCGCATGGAGATAACAATAAGGAACTCGCCGTACAGAAGAGAGGACTCCATGGAAGACAG AGGAGAGGAAGATGATTCTTTGGCTATCAAACCACCCCAGCAGATGTCTCGGAAGGAAAAAGCACATCACAGGAAAGacgaaaagagaaaagagaaacgtAGGCATCGCAGTCACTCAGCAGAAGGGG GGAAGCATGCCAGAGTGAAAGAGAAGGAGCGGGAGCACGAGCGCCGGAAGCGGCACCGGGAGGAGCAGGACAAGGCTCGGAGGGAGTGGGAGCGGCAGAAGCGGAGGGAGCTGGCTCGGGAGCACTCGCGCAGGGAGAG GGACCGCCTCGAGCAGTTAGAGAGAAAGCGAGAACGGGAACGCAAGATGCGGGAGCAGCAGAAGGAGCAGCGGGAGCAGAAGGAGCGGGAGCGGCGGGCCGAGGAGAGGCGCAAGGAGCGGGAGGCCCGGCGGGAAG TGTCTGCACATCACCGGACCGTGAGAGACGACTACAGCGACAAGGTGAAAGCCAGCCACTGGAGCCGGAGCCCTCTCCGGCCGCCTCGAGAAAGGCTTGAGCTGGGGGACAGCCGGAAGCCAG tgaaagaagaaaaagtggaaGAGAGAGACCTGCTGTCTGACCTGCAGGACGTCAGCGACAGCGAGAGGAAGACCAGCTCCGCAGAGTCCTCGTCAG CGGAGTCAGGGTCAGgttctgaggaggaggaggaggaggaggaggaggaagagggaagcaGCAGTGAAGagtcggaggaggaggaggaggaagaggaagaagaggaggaggaggagactggAAGCAACTCTGAGGATGTGTCCGGACAGTCAGCTG AAGAAGTGAGTGAAGAAGAAATGAGTGAAGATGAGGAGCGAGAGAATGAAAACCACGTCTTGGTTG TTCCAGAGTCACGGTTTGACCACGATTCTGGAGAGAGTGAAGAGGGGGAAGAGGAGGTGGGTGAGGGCACCCCTCAGAGCAGCGCCCTCACCGAAGGGGACTTTGTGCCTGACTCCCCAGCCCTGTCGCCCATCGAGCTCAAGCAGGAGCTGCCCAAGTACCTGCCTGCCCTGCAG GGTTGTCGGAGTGTCGAGGAGTTCCAGTGTCTGAACAGGATTGAGGAAGGCACCTACGGGGTGGTGTACAGAGCAAAGGACAAGAAGACAG ATGAAATTGTGGCTCTGAAGCgattgaagatggagaaggagaaggagggctTCCCAATCACGTCACTGAGGGAGATCAACACCATCCTCAAGGCACAGCACCCCAATATCGTCACTGTCAGG GAGATCGTCGTGGGCAGCAACATGGACAAGATCTACATCGTCATGAACTACGTGGAGCATGACCTCAAGAGCCTCATGGAGACCATGAAGCAGCCTTTCCTGCCAG GGGAGGTGAAGACGCTGATGATCCAGCTGCTGCGTGGAGTGAAGCACCTGCATGACAACTGGATCCTGCACCGAGACCTCAAGACGTCCAACCTGCTGCTGAGCCACGCAGGCATCCTCAAG GTGGGGGACTTCGGGCTGGCACGGGAGTATGGGTCCCCTCTGAAGGCCTACACCCCAGTGGTCGTGACGCTGTGGTACCGAGCCCCTGAGCTTTTGCTGGGTGCCAAG GAGTACTCCACAGCCGTGGACATGTGGTCGGTGGGCTGCATCTTTGGGGAGCTGCTGACTCAGAAGCCGCTATTCCCTGGGAAGTCAGAAATTGATCAGATCAACAAAGTGTTCAAG GACCTGGGGACCCCCAGTGAGAAAATCTGGCCTGGCTACAACGACCTCCCAGCTGTCAAGAAGATGACCTTCACTGAGTACCCCTATAACAACCTCCGCAAGCGCTTCGGGGCTCTGCTCTCAGACCAGGGCTTCGACCTCATGAACAA GTTTCTGACATATTTCCCTGGGCGGAGAGTCAACGCGGAAGACGGCCTCAAGCATGAGTATTTCCGCGAGACCCCTCTCCCCATCGACCCCTCCATGTTCCCCACGTGGCCGGCCAAGAGCGAACAGCAGAGGGTGAAGCGAGGCACCAGCCCGCGACCTCCAGAGGGAGGCCTGGGCTACAGCCAGCTG GGCGACGACGACCTGAAGGAGACGGGCTTCCACCTCACCACCACAAACCAGGGGGCCTCAGCTGCGGGCCCGGGCTTCAGCCTCAAGTTCTGA
- the CDK11B gene encoding cyclin-dependent kinase 11B isoform X1, which translates to MGLLPSYGPVAHSAQVVFQINPPDGENSACVLTQMGDEKDSWKVKTLDEILQEKKRRKEQEEKAEIKRLKNSDDRDSKRDSLEEGELRDHRMEITIRNSPYRREDSMEDRGEEDDSLAIKPPQQMSRKEKAHHRKDEKRKEKRRHRSHSAEGGKHARVKEKEREHERRKRHREEQDKARREWERQKRRELAREHSRRERDRLEQLERKRERERKMREQQKEQREQKERERRAEERRKEREARREVSAHHRTVRDDYSDKVKASHWSRSPLRPPRERLELGDSRKPVKEEKVEERDLLSDLQDVSDSERKTSSAESSSAESGSGSEEEEEEEEEEEGSSSEESEEEEEEEEEEEEEETGSNSEDVSGQSAEEVSEEEMSEDEERENENHVLVVPESRFDHDSGESEEGEEEVGEGTPQSSALTEGDFVPDSPALSPIELKQELPKYLPALQGCRSVEEFQCLNRIEEGTYGVVYRAKDKKTDEIVALKRLKMEKEKEGFPITSLREINTILKAQHPNIVTVREIVVGSNMDKIYIVMNYVEHDLKSLMETMKQPFLPGEVKTLMIQLLRGVKHLHDNWILHRDLKTSNLLLSHAGILKVGDFGLAREYGSPLKAYTPVVVTLWYRAPELLLGAKEYSTAVDMWSVGCIFGELLTQKPLFPGKSEIDQINKVFKDLGTPSEKIWPGYNDLPAVKKMTFTEYPYNNLRKRFGALLSDQGFDLMNKFLTYFPGRRVNAEDGLKHEYFRETPLPIDPSMFPTWPAKSEQQRVKRGTSPRPPEGGLGYSQLGDDDLKETGFHLTTTNQGASAAGPGFSLKF; encoded by the exons TGTTTTAACTCAAATGGGTGATGAAAAGGACTCTTGGAAAGTGAAAACTTTAGATGAAATTCTTCAGGAAAAGAAACGACGGAAGGAACAAGAGGAGAAAGCAGAGATAAAACGCTTAAAAAAT TCTGATGACCGGGATTCCAAGCGGGATTCCCTTGAGGAGGGGGAGCTGAGGGACCACCGCATGGAGATAACAATAAGGAACTCGCCGTACAGAAGAGAGGACTCCATGGAAGACAG AGGAGAGGAAGATGATTCTTTGGCTATCAAACCACCCCAGCAGATGTCTCGGAAGGAAAAAGCACATCACAGGAAAGacgaaaagagaaaagagaaacgtAGGCATCGCAGTCACTCAGCAGAAGGGG GGAAGCATGCCAGAGTGAAAGAGAAGGAGCGGGAGCACGAGCGCCGGAAGCGGCACCGGGAGGAGCAGGACAAGGCTCGGAGGGAGTGGGAGCGGCAGAAGCGGAGGGAGCTGGCTCGGGAGCACTCGCGCAGGGAGAG GGACCGCCTCGAGCAGTTAGAGAGAAAGCGAGAACGGGAACGCAAGATGCGGGAGCAGCAGAAGGAGCAGCGGGAGCAGAAGGAGCGGGAGCGGCGGGCCGAGGAGAGGCGCAAGGAGCGGGAGGCCCGGCGGGAAG TGTCTGCACATCACCGGACCGTGAGAGACGACTACAGCGACAAGGTGAAAGCCAGCCACTGGAGCCGGAGCCCTCTCCGGCCGCCTCGAGAAAGGCTTGAGCTGGGGGACAGCCGGAAGCCAG tgaaagaagaaaaagtggaaGAGAGAGACCTGCTGTCTGACCTGCAGGACGTCAGCGACAGCGAGAGGAAGACCAGCTCCGCAGAGTCCTCGTCAG CGGAGTCAGGGTCAGgttctgaggaggaggaggaggaggaggaggaggaagagggaagcaGCAGTGAAGagtcggaggaggaggaggaggaagaggaagaagaggaggaggaggagactggAAGCAACTCTGAGGATGTGTCCGGACAGTCAGCTG AAGAAGTGAGTGAAGAAGAAATGAGTGAAGATGAGGAGCGAGAGAATGAAAACCACGTCTTGGTTG TTCCAGAGTCACGGTTTGACCACGATTCTGGAGAGAGTGAAGAGGGGGAAGAGGAGGTGGGTGAGGGCACCCCTCAGAGCAGCGCCCTCACCGAAGGGGACTTTGTGCCTGACTCCCCAGCCCTGTCGCCCATCGAGCTCAAGCAGGAGCTGCCCAAGTACCTGCCTGCCCTGCAG GGTTGTCGGAGTGTCGAGGAGTTCCAGTGTCTGAACAGGATTGAGGAAGGCACCTACGGGGTGGTGTACAGAGCAAAGGACAAGAAGACAG ATGAAATTGTGGCTCTGAAGCgattgaagatggagaaggagaaggagggctTCCCAATCACGTCACTGAGGGAGATCAACACCATCCTCAAGGCACAGCACCCCAATATCGTCACTGTCAGG GAGATCGTCGTGGGCAGCAACATGGACAAGATCTACATCGTCATGAACTACGTGGAGCATGACCTCAAGAGCCTCATGGAGACCATGAAGCAGCCTTTCCTGCCAG GGGAGGTGAAGACGCTGATGATCCAGCTGCTGCGTGGAGTGAAGCACCTGCATGACAACTGGATCCTGCACCGAGACCTCAAGACGTCCAACCTGCTGCTGAGCCACGCAGGCATCCTCAAG GTGGGGGACTTCGGGCTGGCACGGGAGTATGGGTCCCCTCTGAAGGCCTACACCCCAGTGGTCGTGACGCTGTGGTACCGAGCCCCTGAGCTTTTGCTGGGTGCCAAG GAGTACTCCACAGCCGTGGACATGTGGTCGGTGGGCTGCATCTTTGGGGAGCTGCTGACTCAGAAGCCGCTATTCCCTGGGAAGTCAGAAATTGATCAGATCAACAAAGTGTTCAAG GACCTGGGGACCCCCAGTGAGAAAATCTGGCCTGGCTACAACGACCTCCCAGCTGTCAAGAAGATGACCTTCACTGAGTACCCCTATAACAACCTCCGCAAGCGCTTCGGGGCTCTGCTCTCAGACCAGGGCTTCGACCTCATGAACAA GTTTCTGACATATTTCCCTGGGCGGAGAGTCAACGCGGAAGACGGCCTCAAGCATGAGTATTTCCGCGAGACCCCTCTCCCCATCGACCCCTCCATGTTCCCCACGTGGCCGGCCAAGAGCGAACAGCAGAGGGTGAAGCGAGGCACCAGCCCGCGACCTCCAGAGGGAGGCCTGGGCTACAGCCAGCTG GGCGACGACGACCTGAAGGAGACGGGCTTCCACCTCACCACCACAAACCAGGGGGCCTCAGCTGCGGGCCCGGGCTTCAGCCTCAAGTTCTGA
- the CDK11B gene encoding cyclin-dependent kinase 11B isoform X2, whose product MGLLPSYGPVAHSAQVVFQINPPDGENSACVLTQMGDEKDSWKVKTLDEILQEKKRRKEQEEKAEIKRLKNSDDRDSKRDSLEEGELRDHRMEITIRNSPYRREDSMEDRGEEDDSLAIKPPQQMSRKEKAHHRKDEKRKEKRKHARVKEKEREHERRKRHREEQDKARREWERQKRRELAREHSRRERDRLEQLERKRERERKMREQQKEQREQKERERRAEERRKEREARREVSAHHRTVRDDYSDKVKASHWSRSPLRPPRERLELGDSRKPVKEEKVEERDLLSDLQDVSDSERKTSSAESSSAESGSGSEEEEEEEEEEEGSSSEESEEEEEEEEEEEEEETGSNSEDVSGQSAEEVSEEEMSEDEERENENHVLVVPESRFDHDSGESEEGEEEVGEGTPQSSALTEGDFVPDSPALSPIELKQELPKYLPALQGCRSVEEFQCLNRIEEGTYGVVYRAKDKKTDEIVALKRLKMEKEKEGFPITSLREINTILKAQHPNIVTVREIVVGSNMDKIYIVMNYVEHDLKSLMETMKQPFLPGEVKTLMIQLLRGVKHLHDNWILHRDLKTSNLLLSHAGILKVGDFGLAREYGSPLKAYTPVVVTLWYRAPELLLGAKEYSTAVDMWSVGCIFGELLTQKPLFPGKSEIDQINKVFKDLGTPSEKIWPGYNDLPAVKKMTFTEYPYNNLRKRFGALLSDQGFDLMNKFLTYFPGRRVNAEDGLKHEYFRETPLPIDPSMFPTWPAKSEQQRVKRGTSPRPPEGGLGYSQLGDDDLKETGFHLTTTNQGASAAGPGFSLKF is encoded by the exons TGTTTTAACTCAAATGGGTGATGAAAAGGACTCTTGGAAAGTGAAAACTTTAGATGAAATTCTTCAGGAAAAGAAACGACGGAAGGAACAAGAGGAGAAAGCAGAGATAAAACGCTTAAAAAAT TCTGATGACCGGGATTCCAAGCGGGATTCCCTTGAGGAGGGGGAGCTGAGGGACCACCGCATGGAGATAACAATAAGGAACTCGCCGTACAGAAGAGAGGACTCCATGGAAGACAG AGGAGAGGAAGATGATTCTTTGGCTATCAAACCACCCCAGCAGATGTCTCGGAAGGAAAAAGCACATCACAGGAAAGacgaaaagagaaaagagaaac GGAAGCATGCCAGAGTGAAAGAGAAGGAGCGGGAGCACGAGCGCCGGAAGCGGCACCGGGAGGAGCAGGACAAGGCTCGGAGGGAGTGGGAGCGGCAGAAGCGGAGGGAGCTGGCTCGGGAGCACTCGCGCAGGGAGAG GGACCGCCTCGAGCAGTTAGAGAGAAAGCGAGAACGGGAACGCAAGATGCGGGAGCAGCAGAAGGAGCAGCGGGAGCAGAAGGAGCGGGAGCGGCGGGCCGAGGAGAGGCGCAAGGAGCGGGAGGCCCGGCGGGAAG TGTCTGCACATCACCGGACCGTGAGAGACGACTACAGCGACAAGGTGAAAGCCAGCCACTGGAGCCGGAGCCCTCTCCGGCCGCCTCGAGAAAGGCTTGAGCTGGGGGACAGCCGGAAGCCAG tgaaagaagaaaaagtggaaGAGAGAGACCTGCTGTCTGACCTGCAGGACGTCAGCGACAGCGAGAGGAAGACCAGCTCCGCAGAGTCCTCGTCAG CGGAGTCAGGGTCAGgttctgaggaggaggaggaggaggaggaggaggaagagggaagcaGCAGTGAAGagtcggaggaggaggaggaggaagaggaagaagaggaggaggaggagactggAAGCAACTCTGAGGATGTGTCCGGACAGTCAGCTG AAGAAGTGAGTGAAGAAGAAATGAGTGAAGATGAGGAGCGAGAGAATGAAAACCACGTCTTGGTTG TTCCAGAGTCACGGTTTGACCACGATTCTGGAGAGAGTGAAGAGGGGGAAGAGGAGGTGGGTGAGGGCACCCCTCAGAGCAGCGCCCTCACCGAAGGGGACTTTGTGCCTGACTCCCCAGCCCTGTCGCCCATCGAGCTCAAGCAGGAGCTGCCCAAGTACCTGCCTGCCCTGCAG GGTTGTCGGAGTGTCGAGGAGTTCCAGTGTCTGAACAGGATTGAGGAAGGCACCTACGGGGTGGTGTACAGAGCAAAGGACAAGAAGACAG ATGAAATTGTGGCTCTGAAGCgattgaagatggagaaggagaaggagggctTCCCAATCACGTCACTGAGGGAGATCAACACCATCCTCAAGGCACAGCACCCCAATATCGTCACTGTCAGG GAGATCGTCGTGGGCAGCAACATGGACAAGATCTACATCGTCATGAACTACGTGGAGCATGACCTCAAGAGCCTCATGGAGACCATGAAGCAGCCTTTCCTGCCAG GGGAGGTGAAGACGCTGATGATCCAGCTGCTGCGTGGAGTGAAGCACCTGCATGACAACTGGATCCTGCACCGAGACCTCAAGACGTCCAACCTGCTGCTGAGCCACGCAGGCATCCTCAAG GTGGGGGACTTCGGGCTGGCACGGGAGTATGGGTCCCCTCTGAAGGCCTACACCCCAGTGGTCGTGACGCTGTGGTACCGAGCCCCTGAGCTTTTGCTGGGTGCCAAG GAGTACTCCACAGCCGTGGACATGTGGTCGGTGGGCTGCATCTTTGGGGAGCTGCTGACTCAGAAGCCGCTATTCCCTGGGAAGTCAGAAATTGATCAGATCAACAAAGTGTTCAAG GACCTGGGGACCCCCAGTGAGAAAATCTGGCCTGGCTACAACGACCTCCCAGCTGTCAAGAAGATGACCTTCACTGAGTACCCCTATAACAACCTCCGCAAGCGCTTCGGGGCTCTGCTCTCAGACCAGGGCTTCGACCTCATGAACAA GTTTCTGACATATTTCCCTGGGCGGAGAGTCAACGCGGAAGACGGCCTCAAGCATGAGTATTTCCGCGAGACCCCTCTCCCCATCGACCCCTCCATGTTCCCCACGTGGCCGGCCAAGAGCGAACAGCAGAGGGTGAAGCGAGGCACCAGCCCGCGACCTCCAGAGGGAGGCCTGGGCTACAGCCAGCTG GGCGACGACGACCTGAAGGAGACGGGCTTCCACCTCACCACCACAAACCAGGGGGCCTCAGCTGCGGGCCCGGGCTTCAGCCTCAAGTTCTGA